The DNA sequence GGCGCTGACGGAGGTGCTCGACGACGACGGCCACCGGTTCGTGGTCGAGGTCGGCACCGACGCCGGCAGGGCCGCGCTCGACGCCGCCGCGCACCGGCCGGCCACTGCCGACGACGCCGCAGCGGCGCACGCGGTGACCGACCGTGCGGCGCAGCGCATGGGACGCGTCATGGACACGACCGCCATCAAGGAGCTGCTGTACGGCAACCTCGAGCACCCACGATGGGACGACGTCGCCAGCCGCTGCCTGGCGTGTGGCAACTGCACGATGGCCTGCCCCACGTGCTTCTGCACGAGCGTGACCGACGTGACCGACCTTTCGGGCGAGCACGTCGAACGGCATCGTGACTGGGACTCGTGCTTCACGCTGGACTTCACGTGGACCGCCGGCACGTCGGTCCGCTCCACGACCAGATCGCGCTACCGGCAGTGGATGACGCACAAGCTCGCGACCTGGATCGACCAGTTCGGCACATCGGGCTGCGTCGGCTGTGGGCGCTGCATCACGTGGTGCCCGGTCGGCATCGACATCACCGAGGAGGTCGCGGCGATCCGGGCCGACGACCCCATCGAGGACGCGGAGGACCTGCCGTGAACACCGCCCACATGCTCGCTCTGCACCCGTTCGTCGCCGGGCTGAGCAACGAGCAGCTCGTCGCGCTGTCGGGATGTGCGACGCCGGTGCGGTTCGATCCGGGGGACGTGATCTTCCGCGAAGGCGACCCCGCGGACGCGTGCTACCTGGTGCGGGCGGGCCACGTCGCGCTGCAGCTGCACGCCCCGGACGGACCGCTGGTCATCGAGACGCTCGTCGGTGAGCACGTGCTCGGCTGGTCGTGGCTGGTGGCACCGCACCGCTGGCGCTTCGACGCGGTGGCGGTCGACGAGGTCGACACGATCCACCTCGACGCGGCGTGCGTCCGCGGGCTCATGCGCGACGACCCGCAGCTGGGCTCCGCCGTGGCGCAGCAGTTGCTGGCCGTGGTCGGCGACCGTCTGGAGCACACGCGGGTCAGGCTGCTCGACGTCTACGGACACCACCATGCGCGCAGCATCTGACCAGCTGCTCGCACCGGCGCTCACGCCGCAGCTCGCGCGGCTCGAGCGCACCGTCCGCGAGACCGCCGACACCGTCACCCTCCACGTGCGTGCGCTCGACGCGGAGTGGTCGCCGTTCGCGCCCGGCCAGTTCGACATGCTCACCGCGTTCGGCGTCGGCGAGGTGCCGATCTCGGTCAGCGGCGACCCCAACGACCGGGTCATGCGCCAGTACACGATCCGCGCGGTGGGTGCGGTGACGCGGGCCCTGACCGCTCTCGGCCCGGGTGCGCACCTGGGCGTGCGCGGTCCCTACGGCACGCCGTGGCCGGTCGACGTCGCGGTGAACACCGACGTGCTCGTCGTCGCCGGCGGCCTGGGGTTGGCTCCGCTGCGTCCCGCG is a window from the Euzebyales bacterium genome containing:
- a CDS encoding 4Fe-4S dicluster domain-containing protein, translated to MVDVMDAAALADLLDGLGRQGYTVVGPTVGDGAIVYDELDSVDDLPRGWTDEQAPGHYRLAQRDDDALFGYAVGPHSWKRYLLPSTHTVWSAERTDDGGLRVLDEPTPAPRYAFVGVRSCELAAIAVQDRVFIQGPAVDTVYARRRDEVLLIAVNCGDPAGTCFCVSMGTGPRATGGFDLALTEVLDDDGHRFVVEVGTDAGRAALDAAAHRPATADDAAAAHAVTDRAAQRMGRVMDTTAIKELLYGNLEHPRWDDVASRCLACGNCTMACPTCFCTSVTDVTDLSGEHVERHRDWDSCFTLDFTWTAGTSVRSTTRSRYRQWMTHKLATWIDQFGTSGCVGCGRCITWCPVGIDITEEVAAIRADDPIEDAEDLP
- a CDS encoding cyclic nucleotide-binding domain-containing protein: MNTAHMLALHPFVAGLSNEQLVALSGCATPVRFDPGDVIFREGDPADACYLVRAGHVALQLHAPDGPLVIETLVGEHVLGWSWLVAPHRWRFDAVAVDEVDTIHLDAACVRGLMRDDPQLGSAVAQQLLAVVGDRLEHTRVRLLDVYGHHHARSI